A genomic region of Candidatus Melainabacteria bacterium contains the following coding sequences:
- a CDS encoding RNA 3'-terminal phosphate cyclase, with protein sequence MLTIDGSFGEGGGQILRTSLALSLVTGKPFKLINIRANRTNPGLQQQHLTAVRAAATVGDATVQGDSKTSQSLIFEPGKVKPGKYEFDIGTAGSTTLVFQTILPPLMLCSEKSELSFSGGTHNPHAPPFDYVKETYVPTLEQFGPVVKLELGRLGFYPPGGGSFSATVKPAEKLATVELLRRGKTLRRCARALLVRLSQRIGQKELDYVRNNMPDWGGGELRLDVSDNAISPGNALSIQFECEYITETFTAVGTRGLPAEKVAENAVSYARKYTESTAAVGEFLADQIIIPFALAGSGSYTADEISPHTETNIETIKKFLDVDIKVLNEETHHRIDIKS encoded by the coding sequence ATGTTAACTATTGATGGATCTTTTGGCGAAGGCGGCGGGCAGATACTTCGCACGTCACTGGCTTTGTCTCTTGTTACGGGTAAACCGTTCAAGCTGATTAACATTCGCGCCAATCGTACTAATCCTGGTTTGCAGCAGCAGCATCTGACTGCTGTGCGAGCAGCGGCGACTGTTGGTGATGCCACCGTTCAAGGTGACTCCAAGACATCTCAGTCATTGATATTTGAACCAGGAAAAGTTAAACCTGGTAAGTACGAATTTGATATTGGCACTGCAGGCAGTACCACTCTGGTTTTTCAAACGATACTACCGCCTCTAATGTTGTGCTCCGAGAAAAGCGAACTCTCCTTTAGCGGCGGCACGCATAACCCGCATGCACCGCCATTTGACTACGTTAAGGAGACATACGTACCAACACTCGAACAGTTTGGACCAGTTGTAAAATTGGAATTGGGTCGGCTCGGATTTTATCCTCCTGGTGGTGGCAGTTTTTCTGCAACCGTTAAACCAGCAGAGAAGTTGGCGACTGTAGAATTGCTTCGACGTGGTAAGACACTGAGGCGATGTGCTCGGGCGCTGCTTGTGCGGCTTTCCCAGCGCATCGGGCAGAAGGAACTTGATTATGTTCGCAATAACATGCCTGATTGGGGCGGTGGCGAATTGCGGCTGGACGTTTCCGATAATGCAATCAGCCCGGGTAACGCTCTTTCTATACAGTTCGAGTGTGAGTACATAACCGAGACATTTACAGCGGTGGGCACACGTGGTTTACCAGCAGAGAAAGTGGCAGAGAATGCTGTTTCATATGCTCGTAAATACACGGAGAGTACGGCGGCGGTTGGAGAATTCCTTGCCGATCAAATTATCATTCCGTTTGCGCTGGCTGGCTCAGGTTCTTACACAGCCGACGAGATTTCTCCGCATACAGAAACCAATATAGAAACGATCAAGAAATTTCTTGATGTTGACATCAAGGTTTTAAACGAAGAAACTCATCACAGAATAGATATCAAATCTTGA
- a CDS encoding tetratricopeptide repeat protein: MTISVLLKVSLPTALVCFVSLQPTAGAQQPITLTETGPRRAEAPMPLMERGKLEKSHRDFDGAISSFTEALGLNMNNTDALFERGQCYYYQNKFAEARSDFERVMQAAPYDCQPVLWIGTIEAKQGNDDKAVENYLQAFKLNPQLVKQFLKDQGKAKTQTVNPKNQGAVTAYEKAVAKYLVEHPELNEPKTADSSASTQTTHSSKEDLQELLNKQNEYIKDNPTDAAEIFRRGKTYKRLGEADKALADFNEAIKLDSTKSRFYLARARLYHEQNKLELSQADVEKAQSLDPTIPHHINFDEGN, encoded by the coding sequence ATGACAATTTCAGTTTTGTTGAAGGTTTCTCTACCGACTGCGCTCGTTTGTTTCGTTTCGCTGCAGCCAACAGCCGGGGCTCAGCAGCCGATTACTCTGACTGAGACGGGCCCCAGACGAGCCGAGGCGCCGATGCCGCTCATGGAGAGGGGGAAACTCGAGAAGTCACACAGAGACTTCGATGGCGCGATTTCATCCTTCACTGAAGCGCTGGGGCTGAATATGAACAATACGGATGCCCTGTTCGAGCGCGGGCAATGCTACTACTATCAGAACAAATTTGCCGAGGCTCGTTCCGACTTTGAAAGAGTGATGCAAGCTGCCCCCTACGACTGCCAGCCTGTTCTTTGGATCGGCACTATCGAGGCTAAGCAAGGCAATGACGATAAGGCGGTAGAGAACTACCTGCAGGCATTTAAGCTTAATCCGCAACTTGTTAAGCAGTTCCTCAAGGATCAGGGAAAGGCGAAAACTCAGACCGTCAATCCGAAAAACCAGGGCGCCGTTACGGCTTACGAGAAAGCGGTAGCAAAGTATCTCGTCGAGCATCCCGAGTTGAACGAGCCTAAGACCGCTGACTCATCCGCGTCGACTCAAACTACTCATAGTTCGAAAGAAGATTTGCAGGAATTGCTGAACAAACAAAATGAGTATATAAAAGACAACCCGACCGATGCCGCAGAGATTTTTCGCCGGGGTAAGACCTATAAGCGCCTGGGCGAGGCTGACAAGGCACTGGCTGATTTCAACGAGGCGATAAAGCTCGACTCGACGAAATCAAGATTTTATTTGGCTCGCGCCCGGTTGTATCATGAACAAAATAAGCTTGAGTTGTCACAAGCTGATGTGGAGAAAGCGCAGAGTCTCGACCCTACGATTCCACATCACATCAATTTCGATGAGGGCAACTAG